Genomic window (Bacillus pumilus):
GACGTGTACAGACCTTCGTCACCACAACGAGTGTTGAAGGCATCGATCATGACACCCTGAAAGAAGCGGAAATTTTCAGAGTAGCCAGTGGAAAAGTAATTGACTGATAAATGAGGTGTGAGTCTTGTATATCCATTTAGGTGATGATTGTGTTGTTTCTACACGAGAGATTGTCGCAATTGTTGATTACAAAATGAGGTCGTCTTCTGTTGTAGAAGAGTTTCTCCAAAAACAAGAAGAACAAATCGTTTCGTTATCACAAGGGACACCCAAATCCATCGTCGTCACAAATGAATCTGTTTATTACTCTCCTCTTTCCTCAAGCACGCTCAAAAAACGTGCTTCATTTGTGATTGAAATTGAAGTCTAAAAGCTCAATTCATATAAATATATCGTTTAAGAAAAGTGTAGGTGAATGTACGTGGCAATGGAACAGCAACATAATAGTTATGATGAAAATCAGATACAGGTGCTTGAAGGACTAGAAGCTGTTAGAAAACGTCCAGGAATGTACATTGGGTCAACCAGTGCAAAAGGACTTCACCATCTTGTATGGGAAATTGTCGACAACAGTATTGATGAAGCGTTAGCTGGTTATTGTACAGACATTACAGTGCAAATTGAAAAAGATAATAGCATTACAGTGAAAGATAATGGTCGCGGAATTCCTGTTGGGATTCACGAGAAAATGGGACGTCCTGCTGTAGAGGTCATTATGACTGTTCTTCACGCTGGCGGAAAATTCGACGGCAGCGGATATAAAGTATCTGGCGGTCTGCATGGTGTAGGGGCATCTGTTGTAAATGCGTTATCTACAACCTTAGAAGTGACCGTATATCGTGACGGAAAAATTCATTATCAGCAGTTCAAACGCGGTGTCCCAGCTGGAGATTTAGAGATCATTGGTGAAACAGATGTCACCGGGACTACCACTCATTTTGTGCCTGACCCAGAAATTTTCACTGAAACTATCGAATTTGATTACGATACACTTGCCAACCGCGTTCGTGAGTTAGCTTTCTTAACAAAAGGTGTAAACATCATCATTGAAGACTTGCGTGAAGGCAAAGAGCGGAGAAATGAATACTGCTACGAAGGCGGTATTAAGAGCTATGTAGAACATTTAAATCGCTCAAAAGAAGTCGTTCATGAAGAACCTGTTTACATCGAGGGTGAAAAAGACGGAATTACAGTTGAAGTGGCATTACAATACAACGATTCCTATTCAAGTAATATCTATTCCTTTGCCAATAATATCAACACGTATGAAGGCGGAGCCCACGAAGCAGGCTTTAAAACAGGTCTAACGCGTGTCATTAATGATTATGCACGTAAAAATGGCGTATTCAAAGATGGAGATTCGAATTTGAGCGGTGAAGACGTGCGAGAAGGCTTAACAGCCATTATCTCCATCAAACATCCAGATCCTCAATTCGAAGGACAAACGAAGACAAAGCTTGGGAACTCAGAAGCGAGAACCATCACAGACTCCCTTTTCTCTGAAGCACTCGAGAAATTCCTATTAGAGAACCCTGACTCTGCGAAGAGAATCGTGGAGAAGGGATTGATGGCAGCTCGTGCAAGAATGGCTGCCAAAAAGGCGCGTGAACTGACAAGACGTAAAAGTGCTCTTGAAGTTTCGAGCTTACCTGGGAAACTGGCAGACTGTTCTTCTAAAGACCCTTCCATCTCTGAGCTTTATATCGTAGAGGGG
Coding sequences:
- the remB gene encoding extracellular matrix regulator RemB; the encoded protein is MYIHLGDDCVVSTREIVAIVDYKMRSSSVVEEFLQKQEEQIVSLSQGTPKSIVVTNESVYYSPLSSSTLKKRASFVIEIEV
- the gyrB gene encoding DNA topoisomerase (ATP-hydrolyzing) subunit B — protein: MEQQHNSYDENQIQVLEGLEAVRKRPGMYIGSTSAKGLHHLVWEIVDNSIDEALAGYCTDITVQIEKDNSITVKDNGRGIPVGIHEKMGRPAVEVIMTVLHAGGKFDGSGYKVSGGLHGVGASVVNALSTTLEVTVYRDGKIHYQQFKRGVPAGDLEIIGETDVTGTTTHFVPDPEIFTETIEFDYDTLANRVRELAFLTKGVNIIIEDLREGKERRNEYCYEGGIKSYVEHLNRSKEVVHEEPVYIEGEKDGITVEVALQYNDSYSSNIYSFANNINTYEGGAHEAGFKTGLTRVINDYARKNGVFKDGDSNLSGEDVREGLTAIISIKHPDPQFEGQTKTKLGNSEARTITDSLFSEALEKFLLENPDSAKRIVEKGLMAARARMAAKKARELTRRKSALEVSSLPGKLADCSSKDPSISELYIVEGDSAGGSAKQGRDRHFQAILPLRGKILNVEKARLDKILSNNEVRSMITALGTGIGEDFTLEKARYHKIVIMTDADVDGAHIRTLLLTFFYRYMREIIESGYVYIAQPPLYKVQQGKRVEYVYNDKQLDELLKSLPQTPKPGLQRYKGLGEMNATQLWETTMDPEMRTLLQVTLEDAIDADETFEMLMGDKVEPRRNFIEENAQYVKNLDI